In the Sesamum indicum cultivar Zhongzhi No. 13 unplaced genomic scaffold, S_indicum_v1.0 scaffold00338, whole genome shotgun sequence genome, TGTTATAAGCTATATTGTACTTGCagctttgtattttttatgatttagaatgcatattttaattattaatttactgGTGCTGCCATTTGAGTGATGTAAGCATATGAAAAGCACACGTCCGTCTCAATACTAATTCTTATCTTCCTTATGAGTTTCTGACCTGGGGTTGTAAAACAGAATATGAGGTGCAAGAGAAGCCAACTTTGAATACCTGGATGCAAGGTGGGCTTGATTACATAATGCTGCAGTACCTAAATACTGATGGGATCCGTACAATTGGTAGTGTTCTTGGTCAAAGTATTGCTCTTGACTACTATGTTCGTCAGGTGTTATTCCTATCAACTAATTTAACCTTTCTGACAGTACCCTTTGATTTAGGGAATTTATGTTTGAGCTCTTTCAGGTTGATGGAATGGTTGGGGAATTTACGGACATCAACCGGGAGATGGAGAAAACTGGAACCTTTACAATGGAACGGAAAAAGCTCTTTCAACTGGTAGGAAAGGCAAACTCCAATCTTGCAGATGTAATTCTAAAGCTGGGACTTTTTGAAAGGTAATAATCCAGTTATTTCCATTAAGAATTGGATGGATCTATTCAGATTCGTCGTAGTGACAATCTTTTTTTTGCTTGTTGTCACAGCTcatgaaatttgttttccatatCATGCAGAAACGAAAATAGAAGATTTTGTTATTCAAGTGAAACTTGAACAAGACATTCTCGTCTTTTGTAATGCTAACTGCTGTTTTCTCTGTGATGcacaatattttatcaaatttcacTATTAGAAAGCATACTCAGATTGgatatttacacaaataaaaCATCTCTTTTAGTTCCTATGTAATTGCGTTTGGATCATATGATAGTTTTGCAGATTTACATCCACTTGCACCACTTCCCATTGTAAACGATTAATTGACTCtgcattattaaaaaaaatgcaccaCTTTCTAAATTTACTATTTGCATACAATTTCGTAGTGTGACCGCTGCATAAAATCACTGTTAGTATAATGATTacaattcaaaacaaaaaatattggcTGCTTGAATCTGTCTAAACactgattaaaaaaatataagtgaaTACCAGTCTTGTTACTCTTTTCAATGTCTTTCATCTCATGCTTTCACTATATGTTCTTTTGCCATCACtttttttggaggaaaaagcAAACCTTCTCCAAAAGTCTTCATTCGTCCTATTTGTATTTCTTGCAGAAGTGACGTGCACTATAGTTGTCTTTTACAATATACTTCTCTCCATCTGCTACTTGTATTGGCTGTTGTTCTGCCACTGATATAAAGTCATATCCAATCCAGATCAGATATCGCATGGAAGGATGCTAAATATGCTCAGATTTGGGAGTACCTCAGAGATGAATTTGAACTCACTCAGAGATTCGCAAGCCTTGATTTCAAGTTGAAGTTCGTAGAGGTATTGCTTTCTTCAAGCCTCTTCATTCTTCCATACCCAATTCCTGCACTATCtacaatataatatacttttatcaCCCGGTCGCCATGTTCCTCTATGCTTGCAGCACAATATCCGTTTTCTTCAAGAGATTCTCCAGAACAGGAAATCTGATTTCCTTGAATGGCTGATTATAATCCTAATTGGTGCTGAAATCCTTATATCCGTCTACGACATTGCTCATAAGTCAGCAATAACATCTTTATAGAAGACGcctcataaattttttaggaAATGAACTAGTTTGCAGAAACAGCTTTGACGACTTCAGGTATATGAACAACACATCTTGCTTTGTATATACTACTCAACTATATGCTCTTAGCAACTCATCTCAGGAAGTCCTAAtctgtttcaaaatttttgacTGGTATCGCTTCTCTGCCGACTTCTGCAGTAAacattcttgttttttgtattcttttctGCCTGTACGGAGAAAGTCGAATCTTCCCTCCTGGTTGAAGTTCAAGAATTACGCATGTTTGCTTCACTTTTTGTCGGTCTCACTTCCTTAAATTTCGAAGGAATAAAGAGTATGTTTCTTCCTATGTGATCGATACATTCTATTTTCCGTTCAAAATCCTAACACCGAGGGTGTCCATTGCATTTCTAGAAGGATATCACTGTAATTTCCAAAGGGTTGGAGAAAAAGTAGTTGAACCATTTTCGAGGGGGCTAAGTATATTTTACCAATTTTATTGCCACTGTTTTGAGCTTCTTTTAGGTTTCGGGGGTCTCAATTATCAGTTCTTTCGTGGTTGAAATATTGGTTTGGATTTGCAGATATTCATGCATCCAGGCGCATGCTGCTGGTTTAACTGCgcattttgcaattttttgttgagGTGGAAGAATATCCTATGTGAATGCTTCAAATTTTGAAGTGTATAAATTATACacttattaactttttaatgcaatcaattaaaaataaacaaataataagatttactcgatttgcctttttttttttgtacccTGGCTCCCAATTATTTTAAGGGTCACCTTTCCTGAGGTTTTGCATaaatacaaatacttttttgttatttgaaaaattataaatactcatttgattttaatatccgtctaacaacgagtctattttgttatgttttcattcaatttttgtgattcgAGTGGAAGGCACTTGCCCGGTTCAAGTACGCTAAATGCGGTATCAATAATGCATGGCCAACCAACTTCGTAGCTCGATCTTAGACTTTGTTCGGTAAGAGATTTCTACTTACACAAGTTGGAAGATTCCATTCACGAaggaagtatttgaaaaagagAATGCGAGACAGAATCGCGGGCTTGCTCACAGGTTGGGTTGGTGAAACTTCGAACTCATGAAAAGGAAAGATTTATCTATCTATAAGGGTGGCAGCATGTCTGTATTTTTCTCTACCAGGAACATCTCGCGGCCCGCACCGGCGACGACAATGACCCTTCCAGAACTGGAACCAGGGTCCAGCACCTAACGCGGATTCCTTTACGGGATCTTTATAAGTATTAGGTCCTGAGGTAAAGACAGGTTCCCAAGAGAAACCAAGTTCCAAAGGTATTTCATGGTACCGGGGAGCATAGGCTTTCAGCATACTAGCACCAGAACTGAGCAATTTCTTGCACCACGTCTGGGTAGTATACGACGGCTCAAAGAGAGGGTGATGAATAGTTTCATGCGCCACTCTTCTCCAGCAAGCTGAAGGAGATCTTCTCCCCCCAATATGAGTTGAGAATGGAGAGAGGGACCTGAAAGGGCCCGAACGTCTTTAATGGGGTAGCGGGCAGAGAGCGTCTTCCTAGTTGGAAGGCGCGAACGGTTAATGGAAGGAATGAGTGATCCTCTAGTGAGGAGCACGAATGACTGATGGTCGCGCGCGCGCGCGTGTATTCCTTAAATTGTGACCGTGCCCGTCTACAGAATCCTAAGAGTATACTAGATGCCTCTATCCCTTGCTATTGCAGCCTTTCCTCAGAAATCCACATATTATGGGTAACGTAGGAGACATCTCTATTTTTCCCCTCTGACCCTGTTCTTGATCCAATGTGGAGACAGGGTAgcgtatttttttgttttacgCCCCGTAACTCTTCCTCAGCCAGGCTTGGGCAGAATAGGCGAGCATTCTGGATTCCTCCCCCCTCGAtttgatcataattttatGCTATTATAGGAAAATCATGATCGGGATAGCGGACCAAAAGCTATGGAACTTGGGTGTGGGTCTTTGGAatggctttttctttttatttattatttatcgtGAATGATGGAATCATTACACATAGTATGCCCCGGCCCATCAgcgtatttttttgttttacgCCCCGTAACTCTTCCTCAGCCAGGCTTGGGCAGAATAGGCGAGCATTCTGGATTCCTCCCCCCTCGAtttgatcataattttatgctattatatataatgtgagAGCACTTTTTTGGTATCttacttaattttgatatattatttattttcaaaattttaaattaattaattaattatttgtcatggtttttcataattttatttttgtggttattctctttcatacaatttttttggttttcctACATTATccattatctttatttttcaatttttttatagatcaagatattaatattaatttattatctcaatatatatttttaggtacttttctaaactacaaaaagtaataatacaattatataaatattttattttgattcatttttaagaattatatacatacatagaATGTGCTACACTTGCTATTTACATAATTCCTCATTTGCATATGAGCAGAAATACTTATTACTATTAATCAACGAGTAACATTTATTCAGTAATATTACATTCCTTGTTCTGTAATTATAGGTTGTtggtatttttggtcctgtaatttattctacttgtacatttattcatatttttcacaGATTTAGTtttgaatatttcatttttggtcaatttttttttttgacaaatttagtcatgCATTGATAGTTTTTATGTTGgaaaaatttttgttgaaaatatataattacaacacaaaaaatgaatctATTCCAATGTaaagtgaaaattataaaaaaaggactaaatataaaatgttcaaaattgaattcgtcgaataaagaattaaatgtgTCAACAATGTAAGTtcagaattaaaaattataaggacaTGTTTCATGAtaagaaaatacaattttgcctatttattattttttacgaaTATTATAGAAGaaccatttaatttattaagccTGGATTTGACgtagataattaaatttgaattcttAACGAGTCAcaaagttttatattttcatggaaccatattagaattaaattttaaaaataaataacaactTTTTTGTCTAAAATTGGGCCTAATTTGGATTGTCAAAGAGCTGGAGCCCATCTTATTTACTAAAGTTGGGCCTAAAAGATCCAGATATTCTCAATTGGGTGAGGCCCAATATACCTTTTGATGACAAAAATAGCCCTGCAAATTGTGTCAAATTACGAGAACGGCATCTTGGTAAACTTCTCTGAGCTCTCAGCCTGACTGACTACTCACTGAATCTCCAAAGAAGCGGCAAAGAAAAGGTGAGTAGTTTCTCGCGttcctttcaatttttttgtttgtttaattCGTTTGAAGATAATGGAGGAGATGAGATTAACTGTGTCGTATGAGATTTGGGTTTATAGCTGGATGGAAGTTTGTTATTTtatgagtattt is a window encoding:
- the LOC105180120 gene encoding sporulation protein RMD1-like gives rise to the protein SGASIPVRAFFFSTSVDLRRLTEQNKQNFIPPSSRMTNYVVLRFGDLRLDPNVSGSSLGGSDCCYMVVFQYGSIVLFNVRDHEIDGYLKIVERHASGLLPEMRKDEYEVQEKPTLNTWMQGGLDYIMLQYLNTDGIRTIGSVLGQSIALDYYVRQVDGMVGEFTDINREMEKTGTFTMERKKLFQLVGKANSNLADVILKLGLFERSDIAWKDAKYAQIWEYLRDEFELTQRFASLDFKLKFVEHNIRFLQEILQNRKSDFLEWLIIILIGAEILISVYDIAHKSAITSL